Genomic DNA from Acanthopagrus latus isolate v.2019 chromosome 2, fAcaLat1.1, whole genome shotgun sequence:
TAAcgcattttaaaaacagaagataAACCAGTATGATTCCTGTGTTCCACACAGCTTGATGTGTAAGTGAGTGgagtgtgatgtgtgtgctCCTGCAGACCAGGAAGCCTCTGGTGGAGAAGAAGAGGCGAGCGCGCATCAACGAGAGTTTGCAGGAGCTGCGGACTCTGCTGGCGGACACAGACGTGAGTACGGTGCggtcccccccccacacacacacacagtgagaggcGGTAGAGTTCGGTTCTGACGGGGCTCTGCTGGTTGTTTCCACAGTTTCATTCCAAGATGGAGAACGCAGAGGTGCTGGAGATGACGGTGAAGAAGGTGGAGGACGTGCTGAAGAACCGAAACCAAGGTGTGCGCGCCTCTGTCTCTACCAACACCCACACGTTGTAACGAGCTGGTGACCTTAACCATGAAATCTAGTGTAGACactcagataaaaaaaagagagacagagaaaaaagttAGATAGTTTTAAATGTGATTGATCCAATAACAACAAGCCAATATTAATGACGTCATCATGGGTCAAGATCCCTGCTGATGTCCTCTCTGACAGTGTGACCCTGGTGTTAtcgtttgttttttatttggcCCAGTTCTAAATCCAATCAGTGAGAACACTGTGAGGAGGAGTAGAATTTATTCCTAAGTGGTTATATGTAAGTGCTTTTCCAGGACAAGTGCAAAGCTCCCATCTGATAATGACCAGGCTGGGACCTGGAGCTGCCCACCTGCTACAGTCatttcatcctccctctctccctctctccctctctctctctctctctctctctcctcccacagaAACAGACGCACTCAACAGAGAAGCCAGTGAGAGGTTCGCCGCCGGCTACATCCAGTGCATGCACGAGGTCCACATGTTCGTGTCCAGCTGTCCTGGGATAGATGCAACGGTGGCAGCGGAGCTCCTCAACCACCTGCTGGAGTGCATGCCTCTGAACGAGGACCACCTCCAGGACGTGCTGATGGATCTCATCACTGACACCTCCGGGAGTAACGGCAGCACTTGGCACGGCAGCGGCGAGACGCTCTGCGCCGACCTGGCCTCGCCTGGAGGAAGGAGtctgaccagcagctcctcgGCCCTCTCCCCGGCACCCTCCACCACGTCCAGCGAGGACCTGTGCTCCGACCTGGACGAGACCGACAGCGAGCACAACCAGAGCTCCACTGAGAGCTTGGAGAACAGGGAGGCCCTGAGCATGCCCACCATGACCTACCCACGGTCCATGTGGAGGCCCTGGTAGGGGTGTCGGGCTCGGATGGGGTGCATCTGGAGATGTTGAAGCAGAGTTTGTCTTTTAAGCTGTTAAACTGGGCCTCTAACTGGAAAGGAAAATTCCAACCGACGACACATGACGTCTTTAAAACACTTACATTTCATGGCTCATTCAGCCCTTCAGGTGACGGGCCACATGCATGGATTTATTCTGGATTCCAGTCAATAATCAGAAAAGACGCAGAGGAACCAGTTCATCCACTCAGCTAACCAAAATGCAGCGAGAGCTGCAGATCACCGTGCGTTTTCTGGAGGGACCGTGACTGTGGCTTTACTTTTCACCCACAATGGATTGCATGCATCCACTGCGTTGTGGGAAGTGGAGGACGTCACCCagtgaagtagaagtagaaaGAGCCAGTTGATGGAATATCATTTCAccaggagaaaaaacactgctgaaGCGCTTTGGAtatcacagaaacatcacagagtGCTGAATGGTAGTTTACCTTTATCTCATTATAGGGGCCCTTTCTCCGAAGGGCTTCTGCAGCTCGGGGCCTCCTGAAAgtcctcccccccctccttcccttttAGTCGCGACTCCCCCGGCTTTCAGTCCTCTGTTTTGACTTTTCCTAGACACCTGGAGCAAGATGAAACCTCCCCTCTCTACACTCACTTATAGCCCAAcaaaggacagacagaggaacagTTGaaattcacacttttttgtgtcAGTATCTCTGTGTATATAGGATGTGGACGTGAAGAAAAGCTCTTTTAGAAACTGAGAAGTTTGGCAATGCCTCcgattaatataaatatttctaatGTATTTCATAAGACCCGTAGTTTATGACCAGTAGCCTCCTTCAGAATGCTGTAATAATGTTTAGAAGTGccaggaaaatgtcaaaatttgttaaataaaataatgtaattgaGGAGCTGTTGTCTGACTCGACTCAATATGTATCATAGAGCAGGAAACCGGATGAAAGGTTTAGTCAACAATCAGTAAAGGGTACAAATCACACACTTAGGTAAAGCCTAACTAATGCACGATTAATGATGGAATGGATGAATTAATTTAGGATGTTCACCATCAACACGTGAATGACACTTAAAGGATAAGTGTAGCTAAAAGTGTAAATTCTGTCATTTCCTACTCGTCCCCACGTTGATAGAAAGAAGGGTGAGGCCGTGTAGTCCGCCAAACATgtctggagcgtcacagcaaaaccatgttgcagctttctccaaaacaactggagtggatggggacttgtttaaaacattaaaaaaacaagctgcagatCATTTGTAACTAATATAATATACCTATTATATATTAACTAAACAATTACGCACATTTATTGTCttattggcttttttttattgactcaCAATTGAGGGTGCTTTACGTAGTTTTGGGAGgaaatttgaatcagaagagaaacatcttctttgactgatttttttatgcctaaacaaacgaactgtcttcattttcacgactgaatgaactgaagaaacaaactgaccttaaaggatgacacaatttcatactgttttgctcTGTCGataagtggcggaccctgccacctttccgGCTTCAAACAGTGTGCTTGGACCTTAaattcctctgagaacaacttgtaTTTatggtttattcagttacgTACAAAATAATTGTTATAGTTTATAATATATACTAGTATATAATGTAGTTTCTATAATAtccttattaatattgtaaacattcaAATTCTAGGGTCTAATGTCTTGGAAAagtacatagtgcccctttaacagcGCTATTCATAAGAGTGTCTCTCACTTACCAATATTTTACCAAGATATATTTACTTGTACTCAGGTGACCTATGACAAAGTCTCTTCTTCCTATTTCCTGTCCCTCCTCAGAGTCGCACCTCTCCGGGTGTCTTCACTCTCACCTCACTTACAATAAGCCCTTTCACAAAGGACTGTGAGATCCTGCCTGGACTGTCTGGACCAGCCATCAGACACCTGCAACACGCCCCCCCCAGCAGCTCCTGTTGGTCTCGTAACTGGAAATACTcacttttcttgtgtttctcaCAAATGATAGCACATCGACCGTCTAGGTCTAATACTGGGTTAACATCACCGGCGGTTCATGCTGCTCGCTGCCTGTTGTCAGGTGATGCTGGAGTCTTGAAGTAATAATGAGCATCCCCGGGTGGAGGCGGCGGTGGATGGGGGGGTTGCCTGGGGTGTGAAGGTCGGAGGAAACACATTGAAATGGGAGCGGAGGAGACAGGGTGATCAAAGCTGTGACCATTTGACAGAGGAGTGTCAAATGGTCGCAGCTACAAAGGGTACAAGCAGGCTCAGATTCTTCAAAgggacggacacacacacacacacacacacgcacacacacacacacacacacacacacacacacatattggcTCATGCAATGTACATGGGATGGCTTGTTGCCTTGTTGGAGGTGGTGGAACATTAAAGACCTCTGCTGGATAAAGCTGCATTCAGATCATTCACTTTAATACAATTATCTCTGGTTCAATGTACATTTCACTGTAGATGTAAAGAGGAAAGCAGCTCATTGCAAAGAAGAAACTGGCAACCCAAAGGTTGTTCCTCTTTTGGGCCACCCATTGAATACTTGAATGTTTAAGGAATAGTTCCACAATCTAGATGATAATACATTGATTCGCTTTGTGATAGATAGACAAAGTCAATTAAATTACATTATACAATCTGCTGAAACATATACTTAGCCCCCGAACACACCTGCCATTATAATTTTTAACTGCTGTGTAGTTGTGTAACCGTATGGTGTGTATGTTTAGGTTCTGTCCTGTCAAACTGACACATCACTGAACCGAAACCTTGAATAAAGGCTAAGTCTAAATCTGAACATGCTgccaaaaacaaagcatttacAGCAACCTCACTGCTAGAAAGTCATGATATCAAAGAAACTTTAAAGACACTATACAAAATAATAGAGTTGATGACTGTGGGAATACTTCCTGCCATCAAACCCCTGCATGTCACCGCAATCTGCTAACTTAAAGCGACAGATGACAGGACCGACTGCATTAACCGATTCACTTTTAGCggggaaaaggggggaaaacatCTGACGGGAGGGAGGTACTCATGCATTAGCTGTGGGTTTGTGACCGTGCATATGAATCCTGAGGTTAAAGGTCAGCGCAGAGCAACAGTTGGTGTGAGAGATCCAACGGCAGAGGCAGGCATATGGTGCTGAAACAGATCCCCAGGGGAACCCTGCAATCCTTGCGCTCTTCTCAACTGTCTTTGACTGTGAGGGAACATTCACCTCCTggtgggcagcagcagcagcttctgtgtGCAAGACACTGTGAACTCTGGAGAGACACAGATCTAAAATTATAgattaatttgttcattttctttgcaatttCTTTCTTTGCACATATTAACAGTCAGTTTTACAACTGTGGCACAGTTCACCACTGTTAAAAAAACTAGACCTGTGAAAAcagttctgtagtttttggtgACTCTGGTGAGGAGTTTCATCAATTCTGAGtaaataacctttttttattactgtttgtCTCCTATTAGCGTTCTGTCTCCCAGCTTTAAAGAAATTCAATCAGGAGCACTGACTGAAATGCATCTAAGAAAAAGAAAGGTATTTTTTGAATACCGATGATTTGAACTCCAGTTTGGAGCAAACAAGGCACATAAAGACATCTTTTTGTGATTGTCATTTTAGAggtttttttgtacattttataaTCCAAGTACGCTGGACCATTAATAAATTAAGTGGTCAAATAATCAACTACAGTATATGAAATCTAATATCTAAATATAAAGTCCATAGTCAAAGTAATTGTTCTTTGTGGCcccatttattcatttatctacTCGTCTTACCAATAGCCACAAATAAGCGAACGCTCTGGGGGATGACTCATATCCCTTTGACCGATCAAAGAACGGCTTCACTTAATTTCCCAAGTTGTGTGTAGGAGTTGATTTATCAGCCCTGCATCATTCTTTCCTCCTCCAACCAACAATGTGCAGCCTTAAATGTTGAGTAACgagcagaaaaacaatgaatctgAGTCACACAGGttatgtttctgtcattttattacaACATTGTATCCATGTTTCAAACACAGTTTACCTACAAAATTGCACAGAACTGTGCTAGTTTAACATACCACGGGCAGTGGCAATGAAACAAATTTACAAGACTGTACACAGCATCATGTGCCAGTACCATGTGTACGCATTTACAGGCAAGGGTGCTTCCAATGACCTACCAGTGtgtaattcatttaaaaatggttTCCCTCCGTAAGGAAGGTAAGGCTTTAACACTACTGCAGCATGATTCCCCGGCTTGCTCTCAGCATTCAGAGCATCTCAGTttccaaatgaataaataactgtaCTTGTACTCTTAATGGATTAAACACAGGTGAGTGTTGGAGGACACCCTTCACGATATTTTGCACAGAAAATAGACAAAAGACGAGAAATAGACTGTAGTTGCTAAAGGTGGTGACAGGCGACTGCCCCGtgtgcattcattcattcattcattcattcattcattcattcattcattcataggAGTCCACACACCCCCGTCAGTCTGAGATAGAGACTCTCTGCACAAACCCATCAGTCACCAGAATCACTCAAGTATTTGACCTCTCCGTCCACTGCGCTATGTCCACGTGAGTATACACATGCTATGTTCTGCATACAGTAACATGACCTGGTATTTATTAGAGGTAGGGTCCGTCACTGGCGACACTCATAAACTCTTACTTTCGTcaagcaaacaaaataaaatacacaagggaataaaatagaaaaatagaacaataaaaaaatatcacaagtgaacaagaaatgaaaagaatcaAAAGAACATAAAGAACCTACTAAGCCAGTGAGATAGTCTTGGTCCAGTCTGAGTTACATTCACAAGCCCAAGAGTTTCTCTGCTATGGGACCAGAGTTGTTCCCAGTTCATGTCCTATTTACCTTGACTGCATGGACCCAGTGTGAATCACAGTTTACTTAATACTTAATCATGATAATGAGAGGCTGGCATGGTTGCTAATACATGAGCGTTGCCATTTCTTGTGTAACCCACAACACTTAGGCAACATGGTCCCCATATTTGCTACAACTGTAATGCTGTTTACCCACCATCATCATTCcatatttgtttcagtgtttatgttgGATATTGACCTCTGTTCAGAACATGGTATCACAAAACTCTTTGACCAATAGCTTTTAAAATACTCTGGGATCTGTACAAAAAGATGTGTGAAAATATGAGCAAAGGAAATGTCCCTGAAAGGAGACATCATCTTGCATAATGTGCAAATGCCTACAATTGCACTGGTTTGTtctaaaaatgacattttgtggtAGAGCTGCACCATAAGGACAGAAAAGTAATATTAGTTAACAATTTTAGCAATTTTCTGCAACAAGCATGGTTATAGCtctcttaaaaagaaaacataatgtttaATATTCAAGATACAAATTGGATGtttaaaattaaatgcaaatccCACagatcttgtttgtttgtttaacctcTGTCCTTTCAATCTCTGCTTTGTGTGCACTGATTTTCTATTGTTGACtgtttgacaaaagaaaaacattttcagcagctTCTCAAACCCACTCCTCAAAACACTCAGAGGTTAGCAATCTAAGCTGGCTCCAGCTTTTAATCATCAGAGGGAAGTGACTTTAATTTATGTGGAGTTAACTGTcaatacatgtacatttttcatATATAAAGTACTGTCTTTCAGCTGAATGGATTTGGCTTAAgcttagaaaaaaaactattctaGATACAATATCTTGCAAAAATAAATAGGATGCTTGATTCAATCAATATCCCGTACTTCGTATCAGATtgtcattattgtgtttttcttgtcgGCTATTGAGTCAGGATATACCACTGCTGTGTGCCTGGGTATTTAACATACTCAGACATGTGGAAATAAAGACACATCAATGACACTAAAGTGGAGTCCCTTCCCTTTGACCTGGACTACATCATCCAATAAGCCTCTCAACTATTCTACATACTTCCAAATGGGAAAATAAAGGGGGTCCTGGGGTTTAAAGGACTTGAATGGGACCATGGAGCAAAACAGCACTAACATAATGTCTGGCGGCAGAGCATTTTAACAGATACCCCCTGCTCTTTGTTAATAACATCTTTGTactgtttaattaaaatcattatgccaatatataaatacataatcaTTTATATGTATAAGATGTCCATCAACtattatgtttgtctttttaagaACTGATAACTGCTCATGTTGCTGTAAAGATCTGCCCTGACACAGCAGAtgggaaacaaataaatagaaacataTGAGGGAGGCCAAAGGTTAACAAACCTCACAGGCTGGGTCCAGATCCACTTAGAGTGTGTCAGCGTGTATGTGTTACCTGGCATACCTGGCAAGGGTCTTACATACATAGACCCTCATTACTGCCCCCTACGGGGGAGCAACAAGAACTGCTATTCAGCAGCAGTCCTCCGTGCGACACACAGAACACATGATGACCACACCAGTGGCACACATTCTCAAATACACCCACAATGGCAACTCAGCGTTCTGATGagttcatgttgtttgtgtttgtcatccacattgtgtgtttttgtgtgtgtatatgtcgTGAGGGTCCATGTCTGATAGTGTATCTCACAGCTGgcagtgtgcgtgtgttcagGAGCCAGTGTCTGCTTGAGGTTGAgactcctctgattggctccgACCGTTCTGGCCCTCCTGACTCAGCTCCACTCTCAGCTCACCCATGTCCATGTCTGGCAGGTCCTCCTCGATGGGTGCGGCTGCATCTTCGCAGTACACACACTCCTAAAACATACACAAAGCCAATATTAATTCtaattgcattgcattttatATACAATaactatttattttaattaattgagTCTGAATATCGGAAGCTTATCACAAGCAGTACTCAGTCTGCTACTTTGTGGCAACCTCATAATGATACCAAGTCTACAAGAAATCACAGCCAAAAAAAAGTCCAGCacattcttctgtttttgtaccaattacacaaaaaaatataattgtAAGCTATACTGGTTGCCGTAGGCAACTGGTTCTGGCTTCTCATTTAGCTGACAGACACGGGTTTTGAGAATTTTCATGCCAAATGTATCCAAGGTTTCATCAAATTGGGTGAGTACAGTGAAGGAGTGTGTTGATGCAAACTGATGTTtgagaaacacaacatgtgagGTCCTGACCTTGACATTAATAGCAGCAGGTAGACCTCCCCTCCTCATCCAGGGGTGTTCCTCAACTAGCTCTCGCCGTTGGTCAGAGGAGAAGTGTGGCTGGCTCTTCTGCAtctgtctcagcctctcctTGTCTTCCCTCAAAACCTTCTGGATGTCCCTGAGGGtcaagtaacacacacacgcaggacaGTTTAGAAGCAAGGTTAATACGTAATGGTTTGCTGACAGcgtggaaataaaaaaacaatcaggtAATAAATTGGCACAGAAGGTATCTatagcaaaaaacaacaacactagATGACATCTAAATTAGTTTTATACTTggtgttattcatttttttcctcttactgCATCTTACCTAGATGGCATCTGATAAGTCATCATGACCTTGTCGTCAGCATTAGCCATAAGCAGCCAGAGGGGCTCCTGGAGAACATATTTGATGAAATGCTCTCCATCCCCATGGCTTGGGACCTTGGCCTGCGACTGACCACCTTCAGAGCTTCCTTCACCTCTCGTCTTGGCATTGGCCTTGGGGTCATGCTCCAGGGAGTCAACACTGCCGAAGTATTTGCTGGTGTTGCTGCTCCCTTTACACAATTTTAGACAGAGAACAGTCAAACATAGACTCTAACATACATACCGGTTTTGCAAAATGTTGGACCAATCAAAAACTGGGAATATGATAAAATACCATGATGGTACATTAATTTATTCAGAGGTTGAAATAGCTATTGTATTGTCTAGATGTTTCTTCTACTGACCTGCTCTGCTGCCAGAAGCTCCACTACCTGAAGTACGACAGCCTGAGCCTGATCCTGAGCCTGATCCGGAGCCAGATCCGGAGCCACATCCTGAGCCCATGGAGCCTGAGGTGGCTGATCCGGTGCCAGAGTGGgagtcctcctgctcctgcagcaaGATGTCTAGCAGGTCACAGGATGAGGAGTTACCGTCGCTGTGAGCCCCATCTCCTGCAGACTCCTTGCATGACACCTGAAACACAAGGTAGCAAATCATCAGTGATAAACTCACACTTCAGTGAGGCACTGTTAAAGCAATTAAATGGAGCTGTTTGTGTGGATATCGATGATTGTAGCATTTCTGTCAGAAGTCAGACTTGTCATGTTATAACAAATACCATACTATCTCTTTCCATCACTTGGTTCATAGTCTCTCACCTGTTGGTGGTTTTCACTTTTGACAAtgcctctgtttttctcccctgcagctccagctgcccctgatgctgctgttgtgctgtgtCCCTGgcctccagcagggggcactgTGCTGTCAAGCCGTTCCACTGAGCGCTGGCCTTCCTCCATACTCAGTAGATTGAGTTGAAGTGGCGAGCTGCAACGTGACTCAAACAGTGGCGGTGATGTTGCTGGCTCCCTTGCTCCAGAGGCGGGGGTGGAGGAGCGTGATGCCGCCCCCTCTCGGACCAAAGCTTTGGGGGGCTCTGAGGCTAGGCTGTAAGGGAAGGGCTGAGATGGATATGGGGCTTGGGCCACAAACTGAGTCTGCACTGAGAAAGAAGGCTGGGCAGCAAAGGGCTGCTGGGCAGTGTAGGCAGTCTGAGTGGCCTGGAAAGGCTGCTGGGCAGTATAGGGGGTCTGGGTAGCCTGGAAGGGCTGTTGGGTGGTAAATGGGGTCTGAGGGGCCTGGAAGGGCTGCTGGGTAGTGTAGGGGGTCTGAGCTGTTTGGAATGGCTGCTGGGGGGCAAAGGCGGTCTGCACAGGAAACGGCTGCTGGCTGGTGTAAGCGGGTTGTGTTTGCATGGTGAAGGCTGGCAGCGGGGGCTGAAAGGGCTGTTGAGTAGTATATGcaggttgtgtctgtgtctgctcagGGAAAAATGTTGGTCTAGGGGCAGCTCCCAGCTGCCCAATCTGACCCAACTGTCCTACTTGGGAGAACAGGTAATTGGGTAGCACCAAGGCCACCACAGGTGTAACAATGGGTGCAGGATATGGAGTGGCAGCAGGTGGGGCTTGAGTGCTCTGCCCATCTCCAAAGCCTGCAGAAAGGGAAGGGTCAGGGAGTGGGGCCTGAGCTGGGGCAGCAGGTGCTGGCGGGTAAAGCGGGTAGGCAGGCACCATGGCTGGGTAGGAGACGTTAAAAGCTGATTGAGATGCTTCTGACGGCGACCATGAGGTTTGGTTGAGACCCTGAAGAGGGGGCCGCGGTTTGCGGTTTGACACAGCGCTGTCTGACGACTCAGGATGCTTCATCCGTGGCTTCTTTGACTTCCTGTTGCGGATGCCCTTCTTGGCAGTAGTCTCTGGCCTTGTGGTGCCCTGTTTGGCTGCACCTCGTGGTCCAGATGATCCTGAGACACGACATGGAGGAGTCAGAAGACTATTTCTCAACCTCTCAAACCTGGCTCACTGATATCATGTACACAAAGACTTATATTAAATGTACAGTTGTAAATAAAAGCAAAGGCAAATTCATTATGGAATGAATAATAGAATAACAATGTGGTAACTATTAAACACTGTGTACCTTCAGCATTGGCTGGCTCTCTCTGCTTGTGCAGATATGTCGAACAGTCCTTCTGGAAGGTCCTGGCATTGACAAGTTCTCGGCAGCGGGTGAGGAAGGCCTGCTCTTCTTTCTGGGTGTGTGCAGCCAGCACCTGTTTGGTCAGTCCCAGACGCTTGTATGCCTCCTTCTCCTGGCTGGGTGGAGACACCACGCTGACAGGCAGAGCCGGGGGTGCTGGGCTCTCTGCCACGTCCTCAATAATCTCTGTCAAAGGAGTCAGAGCCACAAGTATTAGTCAAACTGAACTAAAATCGAACAGTCTGATTTTACACACCATGTATTCCACTTGGTTCGTTTCTGTGCCCAAATGATCAACATCACTTCCATTTAACAATGGACAACAACACTCACCAGACTCTGGCTGCGGCTTTTTGTCTCCGACATGGACAATGGTGCTGCTGTAGCTGCACTGTGAGGTGATAGACACCACACTCTCAGCTTTGCTGGGCAGAGTGAGGGGTGCCAGGGGGCCTccaaccacagcagctgctccagatGGAGGCTTCTTTGGTGCTTTCATGTTTGAAAGACCTGGCTGGGCTTCTAGCATCAAAGGGTCTGGATTGGAAGTGAGAGAAAAGccctgttagctttagctacAGATAATTAGAGTCTTATTCCTAATAGTACAGCAGCTGACTCCAAGTGAATGTAGGTAATAATTACTATGACAATTAACAATGTAAGAACAATGATTCTTAAGTTTGATTAAGTATCAGCAGAGTGTATCTACAATTTCACATGGTGTGTGACCATGTGTTCGTGTGCACAGATGTATGATGTGTACATGCCTGGGTTTCCATCTGGAAGCACTTGCACGCCATCCTCTGAGCCCCTCTTGTCATCATCTGAGTTAGAGGATGTGGTGTTGGAGGAGAACTGGTACTTCCTCTTCACTGTAATGGGAATATTGCAACTCTCCAAGTACCTAAGAAAAACATAATCGATTTAATAAGAAGTGCCGGCTATACGTATGTAATGTAATCTTTTAACcaaatcattcatcatcacaaacaccTTACCTAATGACACTGTCAAGGCAGCTGATCTGCTGGTAGGAGTGGACAGTCTGGTCCTTGCAGGGGAAGTCCTCCATGCTGTCTCTGACCTGCAGGGGGGGCGCCAAGTCTTTCAGCCGCACCGCTGGACTCTTCTGAGCTCccgctgctgctggacagaaaGGGATCAGAAAAGGATTAATATTGTCTTAAAATGTACAGGTTACCCATTTTTCTGAGCTTTTGATCTTGACATGAAGTTCTTTATTCCTTGAGGAGAATGTGCATCAATTTGATTGCCACTTTAGAGTTGTAGCTCACATGTTCACCAaagtagctcagctggtaggGCGTGCGCCCTGTGTATAGA
This window encodes:
- the LOC119004642 gene encoding period circadian protein homolog 2-like isoform X2, coding for MSEGSDPNNYLYSTLEGCERNRERVDFQVEEEERSPCGSISQHHRMASSYGEGCGGRSGVELEPELGLASEGSDSSHEHPASPGSPHEDRKRPRPPLHEDVEMGGSGSSGSGTESHGNESHGNESHGNESVGSSNGNGKDSAIMESSGSNKSSNSHSPSPPSSSNAFSLVSSEQDNPSTSGCSSEQSAKAKTQKELLKTLKELKMHLPSEKRSKGKSSTLNTLKYALRCVKQVKANEEYYQMLMINDSQPPGFDVSSYTIEEINSITSEYTLKNTDIFAVAVSLITGKIVYISDQAASILNCKREVFNNAKFVEFLTPQDVSVFYSFTTPYRLPSWSMCTGAESSPTECMQEKSFFCRISGSKERDGELQYLPFRMTPYLMKVQDAELAEEQFCCLLLAERVHSGYEAPRIPPDKRIFTTTHTPNCVFQDVDERAVPLLGYLPQDLIGTPVLLNLHPSDRPLMLAVHRKILQYAGQPFDHSSIRFCAKNGEFITIDTSWSSFVNPWSRKVSFVIGRHKVRMGPVNEDVFAAPAFHGGKIMDSDIQEISEQIHRLLLQPVHNMGSSGYGSHGSNGSHEQLVSISSSSESNGNVTTGKTAEETGKAKPPRTFQEICKGVHMLKNQDSQVGLHSPSPSPSPSPSKPEQRKSSDTAGAQKSPAVRLKDLAPPLQVRDSMEDFPCKDQTVHSYQQISCLDSVIRYLESCNIPITVKRKYQFSSNTTSSNSDDDKRGSEDGVQVLPDGNPDPLMLEAQPGLSNMKAPKKPPSGAAAVVGGPLAPLTLPSKAESVVSITSQCSYSSTIVHVGDKKPQPESEIIEDVAESPAPPALPVSVVSPPSQEKEAYKRLGLTKQVLAAHTQKEEQAFLTRCRELVNARTFQKDCSTYLHKQREPANAEGSSGPRGAAKQGTTRPETTAKKGIRNRKSKKPRMKHPESSDSAVSNRKPRPPLQGLNQTSWSPSEASQSAFNVSYPAMVPAYPLYPPAPAAPAQAPLPDPSLSAGFGDGQSTQAPPAATPYPAPIVTPVVALVLPNYLFSQVGQLGQIGQLGAAPRPTFFPEQTQTQPAYTTQQPFQPPLPAFTMQTQPAYTSQQPFPVQTAFAPQQPFQTAQTPYTTQQPFQAPQTPFTTQQPFQATQTPYTAQQPFQATQTAYTAQQPFAAQPSFSVQTQFVAQAPYPSQPFPYSLASEPPKALVREGAASRSSTPASGAREPATSPPLFESRCSSPLQLNLLSMEEGQRSVERLDSTVPPAGGQGHSTTAASGAAGAAGEKNRGIVKSENHQQVSCKESAGDGAHSDGNSSSCDLLDILLQEQEDSHSGTGSATSGSMGSGCGSGSGSGSGSGSGSGCRTSGSGASGSRAGSSNTSKYFGSVDSLEHDPKANAKTRGEGSSEGGQSQAKVPSHGDGEHFIKYVLQEPLWLLMANADDKVMMTYQMPSRDIQKVLREDKERLRQMQKSQPHFSSDQRRELVEEHPWMRRGGLPAAINVKECVYCEDAAAPIEEDLPDMDMGELRVELSQEGQNGRSQSEESQPQADTGS
- the LOC119004642 gene encoding period circadian protein homolog 2-like isoform X1, whose translation is MSEGSDPNNYLYSTLEGCERNRERVDFQVEEEERSPCGSISQHHRMASSYGEGCGGRSGVELEPELGLASEGSDSSHEHPASPGSPHEDRKRPRPPLHEDVEMGGSGSSGSGTESHGNESHGNESHGNESVGSSNGNGKDSAIMESSGSNKSSNSHSPSPPSSSNAFSLVSSEQDNPSTSGCSSEQSAKAKTQKELLKTLKELKMHLPSEKRSKGKSSTLNTLKYALRCVKQVKANEEYYQMLMINDSQPPGFDVSSYTIEEINSITSEYTLKNTDIFAVAVSLITGKIVYISDQAASILNCKREVFNNAKFVEFLTPQDVSVFYSFTTPYRLPSWSMCTGAESSPTECMQEKSFFCRISGSKERDGELQYLPFRMTPYLMKVQDAELAEEQFCCLLLAERVHSGYEAPRIPPDKRIFTTTHTPNCVFQDVDERAVPLLGYLPQDLIGTPVLLNLHPSDRPLMLAVHRKILQYAGQPFDHSSIRFCAKNGEFITIDTSWSSFVNPWSRKVSFVIGRHKVRMGPVNEDVFAAPAFHGGKIMDSDIQEISEQIHRLLLQPVHNMGSSGYGSHGSNGSHEQLVSISSSSESNGNVTTGKTAEETGKAKPPRTFQEICKGVHMLKNQDSQVGLHSPSPSPSPSPSKPEQRKSSDTAAGAQKSPAVRLKDLAPPLQVRDSMEDFPCKDQTVHSYQQISCLDSVIRYLESCNIPITVKRKYQFSSNTTSSNSDDDKRGSEDGVQVLPDGNPDPLMLEAQPGLSNMKAPKKPPSGAAAVVGGPLAPLTLPSKAESVVSITSQCSYSSTIVHVGDKKPQPESEIIEDVAESPAPPALPVSVVSPPSQEKEAYKRLGLTKQVLAAHTQKEEQAFLTRCRELVNARTFQKDCSTYLHKQREPANAEGSSGPRGAAKQGTTRPETTAKKGIRNRKSKKPRMKHPESSDSAVSNRKPRPPLQGLNQTSWSPSEASQSAFNVSYPAMVPAYPLYPPAPAAPAQAPLPDPSLSAGFGDGQSTQAPPAATPYPAPIVTPVVALVLPNYLFSQVGQLGQIGQLGAAPRPTFFPEQTQTQPAYTTQQPFQPPLPAFTMQTQPAYTSQQPFPVQTAFAPQQPFQTAQTPYTTQQPFQAPQTPFTTQQPFQATQTPYTAQQPFQATQTAYTAQQPFAAQPSFSVQTQFVAQAPYPSQPFPYSLASEPPKALVREGAASRSSTPASGAREPATSPPLFESRCSSPLQLNLLSMEEGQRSVERLDSTVPPAGGQGHSTTAASGAAGAAGEKNRGIVKSENHQQVSCKESAGDGAHSDGNSSSCDLLDILLQEQEDSHSGTGSATSGSMGSGCGSGSGSGSGSGSGSGCRTSGSGASGSRAGSSNTSKYFGSVDSLEHDPKANAKTRGEGSSEGGQSQAKVPSHGDGEHFIKYVLQEPLWLLMANADDKVMMTYQMPSRDIQKVLREDKERLRQMQKSQPHFSSDQRRELVEEHPWMRRGGLPAAINVKECVYCEDAAAPIEEDLPDMDMGELRVELSQEGQNGRSQSEESQPQADTGS